The following coding sequences are from one Flavobacteriales bacterium window:
- the cysM gene encoding cysteine synthase CysM produces MNKVGIESLIGNTPLVEITHLNTNPNVRIFCKLEGNNPGGSVKDRAAYGMISDALKRGDIKKGDKLVEATSGNTGIALAMIAQLKGVEMHLIMPDNSTEERIQTMKAYGAEVILTPAARTIEYSRELAEEMAATGEYFMLNQFANHDNSGAHYKTTGPEIWRDTNGEVTHFVSAMGTTGTIMGVSRYLKEQNPNVQIVGTQPTDGSSIPGIRRWSPEFLPKIFDATRVDRIVDVSQDDATQTTRRMAREEGILAGMSSGGALFAALKVASELESGTIVCITCDRGDRYLSSDLFNF; encoded by the coding sequence TTGAACAAAGTGGGAATTGAAAGTCTAATTGGAAACACGCCACTTGTAGAGATAACTCATCTTAACACTAATCCAAACGTGCGGATCTTCTGCAAGTTGGAAGGCAACAATCCTGGTGGAAGTGTGAAAGACCGAGCAGCCTACGGAATGATATCAGATGCCTTGAAGCGTGGTGACATTAAGAAAGGTGATAAACTCGTAGAAGCAACAAGCGGAAACACCGGCATTGCATTGGCAATGATCGCGCAGCTGAAAGGTGTGGAAATGCACCTGATTATGCCCGATAATTCTACCGAAGAACGGATTCAGACCATGAAAGCTTATGGCGCAGAAGTGATTCTGACGCCAGCAGCAAGAACGATTGAATATTCGCGTGAATTGGCAGAGGAAATGGCCGCCACTGGAGAATATTTCATGCTCAATCAATTCGCGAATCACGACAATTCGGGAGCGCATTACAAAACAACTGGACCGGAAATTTGGCGAGATACGAATGGCGAAGTGACGCATTTTGTTTCGGCCATGGGAACAACAGGCACGATCATGGGGGTTTCTCGCTACTTGAAAGAGCAGAACCCGAACGTTCAAATTGTAGGCACACAACCAACAGATGGATCAAGTATTCCAGGCATCAGAAGATGGTCGCCCGAATTTCTACCAAAGATCTTTGATGCTACTCGCGTTGACCGCATTGTAGATGTGAGTCAGGATGATGCGACTCAGACCACGAGAAGAATGGCACGCGAAGAAGGAATTCTTGCTGGAATGAGCAGTGGAGGAGCACTTTTCGCAGCGCTGAAAGTGGCTTCCGAATTAGAAAGTGGAACCATCGTTTGCATCACTTGCGATCGTGGTGACCGATACCTGAGTTCCGACCTTTTCAATTTCTAA
- a CDS encoding serine acetyltransferase has product MESSFIHKLFEQHQKTGKCLSPEVVAKWLNELLGVLYPERSTVKFDNEADFTQHYESLKVILDDILCSCSEEKPEGIVTAFFQQLPSIKAALDLDLEATFLGDPAAKTKQVVARSYPGFYAISAYRIAHALDKMGTHLVPRALTEYAHTQTGIDIHPSAAIGEYFCIDHGTGIVVGETTVIGRHVKLYQGVTLGALSVDKKDATSKRHPTIEDEVVIYAGATILGGTTTVGKGSVIGGNVWLTRSVPAGSKVYYSASMSDESGKTDRITIKS; this is encoded by the coding sequence TTGGAATCTTCATTCATACATAAACTTTTCGAGCAACATCAGAAAACGGGCAAATGCCTTTCTCCTGAGGTTGTGGCCAAATGGCTGAACGAACTCTTGGGAGTTCTTTATCCTGAACGAAGCACTGTCAAATTCGACAATGAAGCCGATTTTACGCAGCATTATGAAAGTCTAAAAGTGATTTTAGATGACATTCTTTGTTCTTGTTCCGAAGAGAAACCAGAAGGAATTGTTACCGCATTCTTCCAACAACTTCCTTCGATCAAGGCTGCGCTTGATCTCGATCTGGAAGCTACTTTTCTGGGCGATCCAGCTGCAAAAACCAAACAGGTTGTAGCACGTTCTTATCCAGGTTTTTACGCCATTTCAGCTTACCGAATTGCGCATGCTTTGGATAAGATGGGAACACATTTGGTTCCACGAGCTCTGACAGAATACGCGCACACTCAAACGGGAATCGACATTCATCCATCTGCCGCAATTGGAGAATATTTCTGTATCGATCACGGAACAGGAATCGTTGTTGGAGAGACGACTGTTATCGGCCGTCACGTAAAATTGTATCAAGGCGTAACGCTTGGTGCGTTGAGCGTGGATAAGAAAGATGCGACTTCCAAGCGCCATCCAACCATTGAAGATGAAGTAGTGATCTACGCAGGAGCAACCATTTTAGGAGGCACCACTACCGTTGGTAAAGGCTCAGTTATTGGTGGAAATGTGTGGCTAACGCGAAGTGTTCCAGCAGGAAGCAAGGTCTATTACAGCGCCAGTATGAGTGATGAAAGCGGCAAAACGGACCGAATCACGATAAAGAGTTGA
- a CDS encoding DUF86 domain-containing protein yields the protein MPRSLVLKYILDIESVIEEIEQVITLCDSNYETFTQNFMAIRTLERNLEIIGEAVSKMRKADPSISIQHSDSIISLRNYLAHAYDSIEISVIWSIAVKHVPALKQELRLLKG from the coding sequence ATGCCGCGTAGTCTCGTTCTCAAGTATATTCTTGACATTGAATCTGTGATTGAGGAAATTGAGCAGGTTATCACCCTGTGCGACAGCAACTATGAAACATTCACACAGAATTTCATGGCCATTCGCACGCTTGAAAGAAATCTGGAGATCATTGGCGAAGCGGTAAGTAAGATGCGAAAAGCGGACCCGTCAATTTCCATTCAACATTCCGACAGCATCATTTCACTTCGAAACTATTTGGCACATGCATACGATAGTATTGAAATCTCGGTCATTTGGTCAATCGCAGTCAAACACGTTCCAGCTCTGAAACAAGAACTGAGATTACTGAAAGGCTAA
- a CDS encoding nucleotidyltransferase domain-containing protein: MLKLIEQNRESLLILCKKYDVVELYLFGSATGQSFDSTKSDLDFAVKFSAHVPVVDMADHFFGLISALENLFNKKVDLVSIPALKNPIFIEELNSTKVQLYAA; encoded by the coding sequence ATGCTTAAATTGATAGAACAGAACCGCGAATCCTTGCTCATCCTTTGCAAAAAGTATGATGTGGTGGAATTATATCTGTTCGGTTCTGCCACTGGACAATCTTTTGATTCGACTAAGAGCGACCTTGATTTTGCTGTGAAATTTTCTGCCCACGTACCAGTTGTTGACATGGCCGACCATTTTTTCGGTCTTATCAGTGCATTGGAAAATCTATTTAACAAGAAGGTAGATCTGGTTTCAATTCCAGCGTTGAAAAACCCCATTTTCATTGAGGAACTGAACTCGACTAAGGTTCAATTATATGCCGCGTAG
- a CDS encoding TerC family protein, translating into MEIFLHSETWIALLTLTFLEIVLGIDNIIFISIVTDKLPINEQAKGRNIGLMLALVFRIGLLLGITWIIGFSEPLFTVFEHAVSGRDLILMAGGLFLLGKSTTEIHHKLEGVNEDQEQKVAKKALSLSNALIQIVALDMVFSFDSILTAIGLTEHVLIMIGAVVLSMIVMMLFSGVISKFINQHPTLQILALAFLILIGFMLILDALGFHVPKGYIYFAVAFSLVVEMVNMRLRKSKSAVKLNKHMTADDE; encoded by the coding sequence ATGGAAATATTCTTGCATTCAGAAACTTGGATTGCGCTTCTTACGCTAACCTTTCTCGAAATCGTTCTCGGAATCGACAACATCATTTTCATATCCATTGTAACAGACAAACTGCCCATAAACGAACAGGCAAAAGGACGGAACATCGGCCTTATGCTAGCACTTGTTTTTCGCATCGGCTTGTTGCTCGGCATTACCTGGATCATTGGTTTCTCAGAACCATTGTTCACCGTTTTTGAACATGCGGTAAGCGGCCGCGACCTGATTCTGATGGCTGGAGGACTTTTCCTGTTGGGCAAAAGCACAACCGAAATCCACCACAAATTGGAAGGTGTGAATGAAGACCAAGAACAAAAAGTAGCGAAAAAGGCCTTGTCCCTCTCCAACGCACTTATCCAGATAGTAGCACTTGACATGGTTTTCAGCTTCGATTCCATTCTAACGGCCATCGGACTTACAGAGCACGTACTTATTATGATTGGTGCGGTCGTACTTTCCATGATCGTGATGATGCTGTTTTCGGGCGTTATCAGCAAATTCATCAATCAGCACCCTACTCTTCAGATTCTCGCACTCGCGTTCCTTATTCTTATTGGTTTTATGCTGATTTTGGATGCATTGGGTTTCCATGTGCCAAAAGGATACATCTATTTCGCAGTTGCTTTTTCACTCGTGGTGGAAATGGTGAACATGCGATTACGAAAATCGAAGAGTGCCGTTAAACTCAACAAACACATGACTGCTGACGATGAATAA